A single genomic interval of Eurosta solidaginis isolate ZX-2024a chromosome 3, ASM4086904v1, whole genome shotgun sequence harbors:
- the LOC137244578 gene encoding ikaros family zinc finger protein isoform X1 — translation MAEAISAPGTMEMTLKESGIIDMTPASLLQHNALIKHSHALHNIKECRAEEQPVALDTTTRSNSTPPTNYFTTTPTPTPTPPALATFRCDRCDNFETASRASLLLHVVQCLSNHARLKTEEPELENLSVGGTIPRSDHNTANSNDVTKLVPDTATPNNVPTNMSVITSNGNASSPTASSSSSSSSRKVFECDVCNMKFSNGANMRRHKMRHTGVKPYECRVCQKRFFRKDHLAEHFTTHTKTLPYHCPICNRGFQRQIAMRAHFQNEHVGQHDLVKTCPLCSYRAGSMKSLRIHFFNRHGIDLDNPGPGGSSSLLLALESQASQVAAAAAAAGFVPGLNAVAAAAVAASQNANSNMTTTHQSDSGESMRSLENATPPMHFLTPHVEISTLSDNGTDLFNVTWNALLNSKLGKSTDAAFLCAFDLQGNANTSTGGVDLMDQKNCGRGERDTIAESKSPGPPPPQEHPMDCNTKSLPSSTSHLQFNACASPKTHHHENHHITPSISLIPIKQASEPVGEDLSTDSNKCGQKISPLTPAEQINGGGDSSELEFSSPNNRLTSLIKVSPLKSLLREDLKRRICAKANNRITRNASVLDNNNGLQTGPVSGASNNTSSCNSTPICNGTITSTGQETESNMLMRKQMLTCLFCGIEFPDETLYFLHKGCHCESNPWKCNICGEQCNNVYEFNSHLLSKSHQ, via the exons ATGGCTGAAGCGATAAGCGCGCCCGGCACTATGGAGATGACTTTAAAGGAAAGTGGTATCATCGATATGACTCCAGCCAGTTTATTGCAACACAATGCCTTGATCAAACATTCACATGCGCTGCATAACATTAAGGAGTGCAGGGCAGAAGAACAACCAGTTGCATTAGACACCACAACGCGCTCAAATAGTACCCCGCCAACGAATTATTTCACAACTACACccacaccaacaccaacaccgcCCGCTTTGGCTACATTTCGATGTGATCGTTGTGATAATTTTGAAACAGCCTCAAGAGCTTCGCTCTTACTACATGTCGTCCAATGTTTATCGAATCATGCACGACTAAAAACCGAAGAACCAGAATTAGAGAATTTGAGCGTTGGTGGAACGATACCACGTTCAGACCACAATACTGCTAATAGTAATGACGTTACCAAATTGGTTCCGGATACGGCAACACCAAATAATGTGCCTACAAATATGTCAGTTATCACAAGCAATGGAAATGCAAGTAGTCCAACGGCGTCATCATCTTCGTCGTCATCCTCCCGCAAAGTCTTCGAATGCGATGTTTGTAATATGAAATTTTCAAACGGCGCCAATATGCGACGACACAAAATGCGTCATACCGGGGTTAAACCTTACGAATGTCGCGTTTGCCAAAAAAG ATTTTTCCGTAAAGACCATTTGGCGGAACATTTTACAACGCACACGAAAACTCTTCCATACCATTGTCCGATATGCAATCGTGGTTTCCAGCGACAGATTGCTATGCGCGCCCATTTCCAAAACGAACATGTTGGACAACACGATCTCGTTAAAACCTGTCCACTGTGCAGTTATCGAGCAGGTTCGATGAAATCTTTACGAATACACTTTTTTAATAG ACATGGCATAGATTTGGACAACCCTGGACCGGGTGGTTCGTCATCTTTGCTGCTCGCTTTAGAATCGCAGGCATCACAGGTAGCTGCTGCTGCAGCCGCTGCAGGGTTCGTGCCGGGTTTGAATGCGGTAGccgctgctgctgttgctgccaGCCAGAACGCCAACTCTAACATGACGACAACACATCAGAGTGATAGCGGTGAATCGATGCGTTCATTAGAGAATGCCACACCGCCTATGCATTTTTTGACGCCACATGTGGAAATCTCAACGCTTTCGGATAACGGCACCGATTTGTTCAATGTAACATGGAATGCGTTACTAAATTCCAAATTGGGCAAATCCACTGATGCGGCATTTTTGTGTGCATTTGATTTGCAGGGAAATGCCAATACATCAACCGGGGGAGTGGATCTGATGGACCAGAAGAATTGCGGTCGAGGGGAACGTGATACAATTGCCGAAAGTAAGTCACCAGGGCCACCACCACCTCAGGAACATCCGATGGATTGTAATACCAAATCGTTGCCTTCAAGCACCAGTCATTTGCAATTCAATGCTTGCGCCTCACCAAAAACTCATCATCACGAGAACCACCACATCACACCATCGATCAGTTTGATACCAATCAAGCAGGCGAGT GAACCAGTTGGTGAGGATCTATCAACAGACTCAAACAAATGTGGTCAAAAAATCAGTCCATTAACGCCAGCCGAGCAAATAAATGGCGGTGGCGATAGCAGTGAATTGGAATTCTCATCGCCAAACAACAGATTAACTTCATTGATCAAG GTATCTCCATTAAAGTCTTTGCTAAGGGAGGATCTCAAGCGTCGCATTTGCGCAAAAGCAAACAATCGCATCACACGAAATGCTTCTGTGCTAGACAACAATAACGGTTTACAAACTGGTCCAGTTAGTGGTGCCTCAAACAATACTTCATCCTGCAATTCCACACCCATTTGCAACGGTACGATCACCTCAACCGGACAAGAAACCGAATCGAATATGCTGATGCGAAAACAAATGTTGACATGCCTATTTTGTGGAATCGAGTTCCCGGACGAAACTTTATACTTCCTGCATAAAGGCTGTCACTGTGAAAGTAATCCATGGAAATGTAATATATGTGGCGAACAATGCAATAATGTTTATGAATTCAATTCACATTTGTTGAGCAAAAGTCATCAATAG
- the LOC137244578 gene encoding ikaros family zinc finger protein isoform X2, with protein MAEAISAPGTMEMTLKESGIIDMTPASLLQHNALIKHSHALHNIKECRAEEQPVALDTTTRSNSTPPTNYFTTTPTPTPTPPALATFRCDRCDNFETASRASLLLHVVQCLSNHARLKTEEPELENLSVGGTIPRSDHNTANSNDVTKLVPDTATPNNVPTNMSVITSNGNASSPTASSSSSSSSRKVFECDVCNMKFSNGANMRRHKMRHTGVKPYECRVCQKRFFRKDHLAEHFTTHTKTLPYHCPICNRGFQRQIAMRAHFQNEHVGQHDLVKTCPLCSYRAGSMKSLRIHFFNRHGIDLDNPGPGGSSSLLLALESQASQVAAAAAAAGFVPGLNAVAAAAVAASQNANSNMTTTHQSDSGESMRSLENATPPMHFLTPHVEISTLSDNGTDLFNVTWNALLNSKLGKSTDAAFLCAFDLQGNANTSTGGVDLMDQKNCGRGERDTIAESKSPGPPPPQEHPMDCNTKSLPSSTSHLQFNACASPKTHHHENHHITPSISLIPIKQEPVGEDLSTDSNKCGQKISPLTPAEQINGGGDSSELEFSSPNNRLTSLIKVSPLKSLLREDLKRRICAKANNRITRNASVLDNNNGLQTGPVSGASNNTSSCNSTPICNGTITSTGQETESNMLMRKQMLTCLFCGIEFPDETLYFLHKGCHCESNPWKCNICGEQCNNVYEFNSHLLSKSHQ; from the exons ATGGCTGAAGCGATAAGCGCGCCCGGCACTATGGAGATGACTTTAAAGGAAAGTGGTATCATCGATATGACTCCAGCCAGTTTATTGCAACACAATGCCTTGATCAAACATTCACATGCGCTGCATAACATTAAGGAGTGCAGGGCAGAAGAACAACCAGTTGCATTAGACACCACAACGCGCTCAAATAGTACCCCGCCAACGAATTATTTCACAACTACACccacaccaacaccaacaccgcCCGCTTTGGCTACATTTCGATGTGATCGTTGTGATAATTTTGAAACAGCCTCAAGAGCTTCGCTCTTACTACATGTCGTCCAATGTTTATCGAATCATGCACGACTAAAAACCGAAGAACCAGAATTAGAGAATTTGAGCGTTGGTGGAACGATACCACGTTCAGACCACAATACTGCTAATAGTAATGACGTTACCAAATTGGTTCCGGATACGGCAACACCAAATAATGTGCCTACAAATATGTCAGTTATCACAAGCAATGGAAATGCAAGTAGTCCAACGGCGTCATCATCTTCGTCGTCATCCTCCCGCAAAGTCTTCGAATGCGATGTTTGTAATATGAAATTTTCAAACGGCGCCAATATGCGACGACACAAAATGCGTCATACCGGGGTTAAACCTTACGAATGTCGCGTTTGCCAAAAAAG ATTTTTCCGTAAAGACCATTTGGCGGAACATTTTACAACGCACACGAAAACTCTTCCATACCATTGTCCGATATGCAATCGTGGTTTCCAGCGACAGATTGCTATGCGCGCCCATTTCCAAAACGAACATGTTGGACAACACGATCTCGTTAAAACCTGTCCACTGTGCAGTTATCGAGCAGGTTCGATGAAATCTTTACGAATACACTTTTTTAATAG ACATGGCATAGATTTGGACAACCCTGGACCGGGTGGTTCGTCATCTTTGCTGCTCGCTTTAGAATCGCAGGCATCACAGGTAGCTGCTGCTGCAGCCGCTGCAGGGTTCGTGCCGGGTTTGAATGCGGTAGccgctgctgctgttgctgccaGCCAGAACGCCAACTCTAACATGACGACAACACATCAGAGTGATAGCGGTGAATCGATGCGTTCATTAGAGAATGCCACACCGCCTATGCATTTTTTGACGCCACATGTGGAAATCTCAACGCTTTCGGATAACGGCACCGATTTGTTCAATGTAACATGGAATGCGTTACTAAATTCCAAATTGGGCAAATCCACTGATGCGGCATTTTTGTGTGCATTTGATTTGCAGGGAAATGCCAATACATCAACCGGGGGAGTGGATCTGATGGACCAGAAGAATTGCGGTCGAGGGGAACGTGATACAATTGCCGAAAGTAAGTCACCAGGGCCACCACCACCTCAGGAACATCCGATGGATTGTAATACCAAATCGTTGCCTTCAAGCACCAGTCATTTGCAATTCAATGCTTGCGCCTCACCAAAAACTCATCATCACGAGAACCACCACATCACACCATCGATCAGTTTGATACCAATCAAGCAG GAACCAGTTGGTGAGGATCTATCAACAGACTCAAACAAATGTGGTCAAAAAATCAGTCCATTAACGCCAGCCGAGCAAATAAATGGCGGTGGCGATAGCAGTGAATTGGAATTCTCATCGCCAAACAACAGATTAACTTCATTGATCAAG GTATCTCCATTAAAGTCTTTGCTAAGGGAGGATCTCAAGCGTCGCATTTGCGCAAAAGCAAACAATCGCATCACACGAAATGCTTCTGTGCTAGACAACAATAACGGTTTACAAACTGGTCCAGTTAGTGGTGCCTCAAACAATACTTCATCCTGCAATTCCACACCCATTTGCAACGGTACGATCACCTCAACCGGACAAGAAACCGAATCGAATATGCTGATGCGAAAACAAATGTTGACATGCCTATTTTGTGGAATCGAGTTCCCGGACGAAACTTTATACTTCCTGCATAAAGGCTGTCACTGTGAAAGTAATCCATGGAAATGTAATATATGTGGCGAACAATGCAATAATGTTTATGAATTCAATTCACATTTGTTGAGCAAAAGTCATCAATAG
- the LOC137244578 gene encoding zinc finger protein ztf-16 isoform X3 → MAEAISAPGTMEMTLKESGIIDMTPASLLQHNALIKHSHALHNIKECRAEEQPVALDTTTRSNSTPPTNYFTTTPTPTPTPPALATFRCDRCDNFETASRASLLLHVVQCLSNHARLKTEEPELENLSVGGTIPRSDHNTANSNDVTKLVPDTATPNNVPTNMSVITSNGNASSPTASSSSSSSSRKVFECDVCNMKFSNGANMRRHKMRHTGVKPYECRVCQKRFFRKDHLAEHFTTHTKTLPYHCPICNRGFQRQIAMRAHFQNEHVGQHDLVKTCPLCSYRAGSMKSLRIHFFNRHGIDLDNPGPGGSSSLLLALESQASQVAAAAAAAGFVPGLNAVAAAAVAASQNANSNMTTTHQSDSGESMRSLENATPPMHFLTPHVEISTLSDNGTDLFNGNANTSTGGVDLMDQKNCGRGERDTIAESKSPGPPPPQEHPMDCNTKSLPSSTSHLQFNACASPKTHHHENHHITPSISLIPIKQASEPVGEDLSTDSNKCGQKISPLTPAEQINGGGDSSELEFSSPNNRLTSLIKVSPLKSLLREDLKRRICAKANNRITRNASVLDNNNGLQTGPVSGASNNTSSCNSTPICNGTITSTGQETESNMLMRKQMLTCLFCGIEFPDETLYFLHKGCHCESNPWKCNICGEQCNNVYEFNSHLLSKSHQ, encoded by the exons ATGGCTGAAGCGATAAGCGCGCCCGGCACTATGGAGATGACTTTAAAGGAAAGTGGTATCATCGATATGACTCCAGCCAGTTTATTGCAACACAATGCCTTGATCAAACATTCACATGCGCTGCATAACATTAAGGAGTGCAGGGCAGAAGAACAACCAGTTGCATTAGACACCACAACGCGCTCAAATAGTACCCCGCCAACGAATTATTTCACAACTACACccacaccaacaccaacaccgcCCGCTTTGGCTACATTTCGATGTGATCGTTGTGATAATTTTGAAACAGCCTCAAGAGCTTCGCTCTTACTACATGTCGTCCAATGTTTATCGAATCATGCACGACTAAAAACCGAAGAACCAGAATTAGAGAATTTGAGCGTTGGTGGAACGATACCACGTTCAGACCACAATACTGCTAATAGTAATGACGTTACCAAATTGGTTCCGGATACGGCAACACCAAATAATGTGCCTACAAATATGTCAGTTATCACAAGCAATGGAAATGCAAGTAGTCCAACGGCGTCATCATCTTCGTCGTCATCCTCCCGCAAAGTCTTCGAATGCGATGTTTGTAATATGAAATTTTCAAACGGCGCCAATATGCGACGACACAAAATGCGTCATACCGGGGTTAAACCTTACGAATGTCGCGTTTGCCAAAAAAG ATTTTTCCGTAAAGACCATTTGGCGGAACATTTTACAACGCACACGAAAACTCTTCCATACCATTGTCCGATATGCAATCGTGGTTTCCAGCGACAGATTGCTATGCGCGCCCATTTCCAAAACGAACATGTTGGACAACACGATCTCGTTAAAACCTGTCCACTGTGCAGTTATCGAGCAGGTTCGATGAAATCTTTACGAATACACTTTTTTAATAG ACATGGCATAGATTTGGACAACCCTGGACCGGGTGGTTCGTCATCTTTGCTGCTCGCTTTAGAATCGCAGGCATCACAGGTAGCTGCTGCTGCAGCCGCTGCAGGGTTCGTGCCGGGTTTGAATGCGGTAGccgctgctgctgttgctgccaGCCAGAACGCCAACTCTAACATGACGACAACACATCAGAGTGATAGCGGTGAATCGATGCGTTCATTAGAGAATGCCACACCGCCTATGCATTTTTTGACGCCACATGTGGAAATCTCAACGCTTTCGGATAACGGCACCGATTTGTTCAAT GGAAATGCCAATACATCAACCGGGGGAGTGGATCTGATGGACCAGAAGAATTGCGGTCGAGGGGAACGTGATACAATTGCCGAAAGTAAGTCACCAGGGCCACCACCACCTCAGGAACATCCGATGGATTGTAATACCAAATCGTTGCCTTCAAGCACCAGTCATTTGCAATTCAATGCTTGCGCCTCACCAAAAACTCATCATCACGAGAACCACCACATCACACCATCGATCAGTTTGATACCAATCAAGCAGGCGAGT GAACCAGTTGGTGAGGATCTATCAACAGACTCAAACAAATGTGGTCAAAAAATCAGTCCATTAACGCCAGCCGAGCAAATAAATGGCGGTGGCGATAGCAGTGAATTGGAATTCTCATCGCCAAACAACAGATTAACTTCATTGATCAAG GTATCTCCATTAAAGTCTTTGCTAAGGGAGGATCTCAAGCGTCGCATTTGCGCAAAAGCAAACAATCGCATCACACGAAATGCTTCTGTGCTAGACAACAATAACGGTTTACAAACTGGTCCAGTTAGTGGTGCCTCAAACAATACTTCATCCTGCAATTCCACACCCATTTGCAACGGTACGATCACCTCAACCGGACAAGAAACCGAATCGAATATGCTGATGCGAAAACAAATGTTGACATGCCTATTTTGTGGAATCGAGTTCCCGGACGAAACTTTATACTTCCTGCATAAAGGCTGTCACTGTGAAAGTAATCCATGGAAATGTAATATATGTGGCGAACAATGCAATAATGTTTATGAATTCAATTCACATTTGTTGAGCAAAAGTCATCAATAG